From the genome of Methylocystis heyeri:
CGAGTTCTGACGCATGCGCAGGAGAATTTCCACAGCTTTTTCAACCGGGGATCGCAGTTTTTTTAATAGAGCAGGCAAAATCCGCCGCCCGGGAATGCGACGGCGGGGCGTCTTTGTTTTCGCGATGCGTCAGCTCGCCGTCGTCACCGGCGGTATCGTCCAGGACCCATCGAGAATCGACGGTTTCTTCTCGCTGGGCCAGTACATACGAAGCATCAGCACGAACTTGCCCTCCGGCGCCGGCAGCCAGTTCGCCTCCTTGTCCGGCCCCGGCGACTCATGCTGGATGTGGACGATCAGAGACCCGTCTTTCTCCAGCTTCGGATTGGTGCGCATGCTCATCGAATAGCGATTGATCGGATTGGCGACGAAGAAATAGTTTTCGTCGTACATCGTGAGCGACCAGAAGCCTTTCGCCGGCGGCTGTTGTCCCGGCGGAAACCGCATCACATATTTTTTCGACCCTTCGTAGCTTTCGAACGTCGAGGGTTTCAGCGACGTCGGATAGACTGCGTCTTGAGGCCTGTTTGCGCCCAGGCCGATAACCGTGACCAATGCGCGCTGGATATAATCGGTTCCGTAGAGACCGGTCTTGATCGTGTAACTCCAGCCGTTGACATTGGTTACGTCGCCGTCGCTGAACTTGAAGTGAAACATGATGCGGTCGCGCGAGATTTTCGGGATCCGCGTCTCCCATCGGTCGTCGATCGCCTTGCCGTCGAAGTCCTGGCCGGGGACAAGGCCGATTTCCGCGAAACGGGCGAGCGCCGGCGCGTCCTTGGGCGAAGGCGGATTGCGCTTCATCAGCTCCGCGAGAAGCTTGAAGAACTGCGTCGCCGTCAAGCGGTCGACCTGATCTCGAACCGGCGTCTTCATGTCGACCGAGGGATCGATCTTGCCGCCGGGCGGCGTCCAGGGCTTGCCTGAGGCGCTGAGCGGGTAGAGCCTGAATTTGTCCTGAAGCGCGTGGACCGCTGCGTAATCTTCCGCGGAACCGGTGCAGTAGATGCGGCCCAACAGCCAGACGATGCTGGTGGAAGAGACCAGATGCTTCACGCCGGGGGAACCTTCCCCTTCCAACTTGCGCTGGAAATCAGGTAGGTCTGCGCCTTGGTTCCGGTCGTCCGAGCGCCGGGGTCCTGGAACACATCGGTCCATCCGTCGAGCATCGGCAGGAGGAAATAGCGTCCTTCCATGTCGGGCGCCTCGAGAACCCAGGGTTCGTCGCCGACATCGAAAAAGGCAGTGGTGTAAAGTGTGTCGGCGTTGGGCGCGGTGACGTCACGGAACGACGCGTCGGGATACTGCCGAAGCTTGATGATCTGACCCATCGGCGCGCGCGTGCCCTCGGGGGCTGCGACATTGGTCATCACCCGCCGCGTCATTTCCATGGTTACCAGCGGGTATCCGTAGATGTAGGCGTCGGAGGCGATCTTGAAAGCTTCGACGTCCTCGATGGCGTCGAGCGCGAAATTATCCCAGGCGAAGCTCGGGGGAGAAAACGCCCCGGTCGCAATTAAACCGAGTCCTCCCATTGCGGCGGCGCGGCGTGTAATTTCCATGGAGCTCTCCTGATGTTGGCGCCTTGCCGTGCAATGCCCCTCGGCAAGGTTTCGGGTCGTCGCTAAAACATCGTCCGGGCCCCGGCGCGCACGAATTTGGACTGCAAATCCTGAAAAAACGCCCCGGCCGCGGGTTGGCGTCGGGGCGCATTTGTTTTCGGCCGCGAGCGTCAGTTGGCCTTTATACCCTGGTCGGCGCGATACTTCTTGAATACGACGTCGATGGCCTGAATGACCTTCTTTTCCCTGTTTTCCTTGCAGTAGACGATAACCTCATGCTCCAGGGTTCTGGCGCGGTCGACTTTCATTTTGTGTTTCTTGCCGAGGCCATTGTACCAGCCGCTGTACCAGACGGTGAGGTAGTCGGCGTCTTCCTGAAACGTATTGGCCAGCTGGTCGCAGGTGAGCGCCTGGACGTCGATGTAACCATCCTTGTCGGCGTATTCGGTCAATTCGGTCGCAGCGATAGCCGAGCCCGCAGCCAGCGAGAGCAGCAGGCCGCATAAAGCTGTCTTGAAGTTCATGTAATCCTCCCATTTTACTATTTTATACGCGCCCGCGACCGCAGCCTCGGAAGCGATGACGGCACAATAACACGCGTTACTCCAAATTTCGCTATCTTCACCTGGGTTTTCGGCAGCTGGCGATAATGCGCCAAATTATGAGATACTGCTTGCCATGGGGTCGGCCTTCGGCTAATTTTGACACAGGGGGCCGATTTTCGGGTGCTTGAGATGCGAGGCTGGCGTCATGCGCGACTCCGTCCCCCAATTTCTGCAGGGCGTATTTGAATTTGTCGGAGCAGGACTCGACAAGCCCCGACTTCTGCACGAAAA
Proteins encoded in this window:
- a CDS encoding HdeA/HdeB family chaperone, whose amino-acid sequence is MNFKTALCGLLLSLAAGSAIAATELTEYADKDGYIDVQALTCDQLANTFQEDADYLTVWYSGWYNGLGKKHKMKVDRARTLEHEVIVYCKENREKKVIQAIDVVFKKYRADQGIKAN